From Rhodothermales bacterium, one genomic window encodes:
- the moaA gene encoding GTP 3',8-cyclase MoaA produces the protein MLTDTFGRHHTYLRISLTERCNLRCQYCMPAEGVPLKPHADILTFEEIERLSRLFVEAGVTKIRLTGGEPLVRKDVEDVVGRIGRLEGLRTFAMTTNGLLLPKKLPALHAAGVNLLNISLDTLREDRFATITRREGFELVMRAIDMAIEYGYRPVKINCVVLRGFNDDELADFVTLTREKPIEVRFIEYMPFEGNGWKDDRFMAYTEMIERIEAEHPGLARQEDGPNETSKTYRVPGYAGSVGFITSMSENFCGGCNRLRITADGNLKVCLFGNAEVSLRDAMRAGASDATMREIVEAAVQRKKAAHAGMYNIAAGENRPMILIGG, from the coding sequence ATGCTTACCGATACCTTCGGCCGCCATCACACGTACCTGCGCATTTCGCTTACCGAGCGGTGCAATCTGCGGTGTCAGTATTGCATGCCGGCGGAGGGGGTGCCGCTCAAGCCGCACGCCGACATCCTTACGTTCGAAGAGATCGAACGCCTTTCGCGGCTCTTCGTCGAGGCCGGCGTGACCAAGATCCGGCTCACGGGCGGCGAGCCGCTGGTGCGCAAGGATGTGGAAGACGTGGTAGGACGCATCGGCCGGCTTGAGGGGCTGCGCACGTTCGCCATGACGACGAACGGGCTCCTCCTGCCCAAAAAGCTGCCGGCGCTGCATGCCGCCGGCGTGAATCTCCTCAACATCAGCCTCGATACCCTGCGCGAGGATCGGTTCGCGACCATCACCCGCCGCGAGGGGTTCGAGCTGGTGATGCGCGCGATCGACATGGCGATCGAATACGGGTATCGCCCGGTGAAGATCAACTGCGTGGTCCTGCGCGGCTTCAACGACGACGAACTGGCCGATTTTGTGACGCTAACGCGCGAAAAGCCCATCGAGGTACGGTTCATCGAATACATGCCGTTCGAAGGCAACGGCTGGAAGGACGACCGGTTCATGGCCTACACCGAGATGATCGAGCGGATCGAGGCGGAGCACCCGGGTCTGGCGCGCCAGGAGGATGGACCGAACGAGACCTCCAAGACCTACCGCGTGCCCGGCTACGCCGGCTCGGTCGGCTTCATCACCTCGATGAGCGAGAACTTTTGCGGCGGCTGCAACCGCCTGCGCATAACAGCCGATGGCAACCTCAAGGTCTGCCTGTTCGGCAACGCCGAAGTTAGCCTCCGCGATGCAATGCGCGCCGGCGCCAGCGACGCAACGATGCGGGAGATCGTCGAGGCCGCCGTCCAGCGGAAAAAAGCCGCCCACGCCGGCATGTACAACATCGCCGCGGGAGAGAACCGGCCGATGATTCTGATCGGGGGCTGA